In Sphaerospermopsis torques-reginae ITEP-024, the genomic window GCTAGGCCGCTGACAGAATTAAAAGATTATTTAGAAAATGTGGCCACTCTTGCTGTGCAAGATGCAACTACTTGGACAAAGCAATCACAATTATTAGATAGATGGATATTACCTCGACAAGTACCGGAAGGAATAGATTTACAATTAGCTAAAGCGATTATTTCTTTACGTATTATCCACGATGAAGCCGCATTGGTAGAATTACGTAAGGCGGCGGCTGTGAGTGTGGAAGCACATCAAGCGGGAATGGCTGCAACTAGGAAAGCAAAATTAGAAGCAGAAGTCCGCGCTGCAATGGAAGCGGTAATTATGGGTTATAATATGACAACTGCTTACACAAGTATTGTAACTGTACATGGGGAAGTTTTACATAATGGACATTATCATCACTCTTTGCAACCAGGTGATTTACTGTTAGCTGATGTGGGTGCGGAAACGGAAACTGGTTGGGCGGCTGATATTACTCGTACTTGGCCTGTTTCTGGGAAGTTTTCTTCTACCCAAAGGGATATTTATGATATTGTGTTAGCTGCCCATGATGCTTGTATTGAAAAAATTGCCCCTGGTGTGGAATATGGGGATATTCATCTGTTAGCTGCTGGTATTATTGCTGAAGGTTTGGTAGATTTGGGAATTTTAAGAGGTAAACCAGAAGATTTGGTAAAAATGGATCTTCATGCGTTGTTTTTCCCCCACGGTATTGGACATTTATTAGGTTTAGATGTGCATGATATGGAAGATTTGGGAGATTTGGCAGGGTATGAGGAAGGAAGAAAAAGAAGCGATCGCTTTGGGTTAAGTTATCTACGTTTAAATCGTCCTTTAAAACCGGGAATGTTGGTAACAATTGAACCAGGATTTTATCAAGTTCCAGGTATTTTAAATGATCCCAAAGTTCGTGATCAATATCAATATTTAGTTAACTGGGAACGGTTAGAACAGTTTGCAGATGTGCGGGGAATTAGGATTGAGGATGATGTTTTAGTTACTGAATCTGGTAGTGAGGTTTTAACAGCAGCATTACCCAATAAAGCAGAGGAAATAGAAAATTTAGTATTAGGTGACAGGTGACAGGTGACAGGTGACAGTAAAAAGGCAAAAGGCAAGAGGTGACAGAAATAAATTATCATTAGGACTTATGTAGAAACCTGGTTTCTTAACGATTGATTTTTGTTTCATAAGAGTGGATAGCCATGAATAACAAATTAATGAGATCCTTAGTTGCTGGTGTGATTTTTAGTGTAGGAATGTTACCATTAGCAGCCCAAGCAGAAAAATCACCTGTTGCTGATACTCAAGTTGCAGCAATGGTAGAAGCGTTGCGACTAGCTG contains:
- a CDS encoding aminopeptidase P family protein; translation: MYTQSCLSETLRHRRQKLAALIDFPAVLWSGGSSPRNFAANLFPFRANSHFLYFAGFPLENAAIRLERGNLQLFIDDPHPSSALWHGETPTREEIAAKIGADDARPLTELKDYLENVATLAVQDATTWTKQSQLLDRWILPRQVPEGIDLQLAKAIISLRIIHDEAALVELRKAAAVSVEAHQAGMAATRKAKLEAEVRAAMEAVIMGYNMTTAYTSIVTVHGEVLHNGHYHHSLQPGDLLLADVGAETETGWAADITRTWPVSGKFSSTQRDIYDIVLAAHDACIEKIAPGVEYGDIHLLAAGIIAEGLVDLGILRGKPEDLVKMDLHALFFPHGIGHLLGLDVHDMEDLGDLAGYEEGRKRSDRFGLSYLRLNRPLKPGMLVTIEPGFYQVPGILNDPKVRDQYQYLVNWERLEQFADVRGIRIEDDVLVTESGSEVLTAALPNKAEEIENLVLGDR